The following coding sequences lie in one Danio rerio strain Tuebingen ecotype United States chromosome 3, GRCz12tu, whole genome shotgun sequence genomic window:
- the proza gene encoding protein Z, vitamin K-dependent plasma glycoprotein a precursor (The RefSeq protein has 2 substitutions compared to this genomic sequence) has product MACLGIYLSLAVLFGFVTAGLHKRSAPVFLEKWDALNVISRQKRSNTGDEETKLPANLERECLEEVCDYEEAREVFQDNYRTDIFWSVYIDGDQCADQPCKNGAMCSDSVGGYDCICKSGFTGTHCETDQTVCLIDKSKGCSQFCKPGYHSYECSCAYGWKLQQKEKCVPAVTFPCGKVGSVSQWERRQSENIKSEYEGFPCGPEECPWQAMLLRGSSGFCSGVILKENLVLTTAQCARKHPDFQVAVGKRMTMFESSGQTLAVRQVHLHPLHSTGTAENDLALLELRDRIIFKKSVAAACLPERDFADRVLTAGQYMGVVTGWKDTPTEDGIEGHLLLNHLSYQTLQDCSRQHSAQVSSNKLMCSLPRAKADCVFGQGSPVLTLHREVFFLTGMVSRPAGADCRSGYILQKVSRALPWLNSIMSP; this is encoded by the exons CCCCTGTGTTCCTGGAGAAGTGGGACGCGCTCAACGTGATCTCCCGTCAGAAGAGGAGCAACACTGGAGATGAGGAGACCAAACTCCCCGCTAACCTGGAGAGAGAGTGCCTAGAGGAAGTGTGTGACTATGAGGAGGCCAGAGAGGTGTTCCAGGACAACTACAGGaca GACATCTTCTGGTCGGTCTACATCG ATGGTGACCAGTGTGCTGACCAGCCATGCAAAAATGGAGCCATGTGTTCAGATAGTGTGGGGGGGTACGACTGCATCTGTAAATCCGGCTTCACGGGAACACACTGTGAGACAG ATCAGACGGTGTGTTTAATAGATAAGAGCAAGGGCTGCAGTCAGTTCTGTAAGCCGGGCTATCATTCATACGAGTGCTCCTGCGCTTACGGCTGGAAACTGCAGCAGAAGGAGAAGTGTGTGCCCGCAG tgacgTTTCCCTGTGGTAAAGTGGGCAGCGTGAGTCAGTGGGAGCGACGGCAGTCAGAAAACATCAAATCGGAATATGAAGGATTCCCCTGCGGCCCGGAGGAGTGTCCCTGGCAG gcGATGCTCCTGCGGGGATCCTCCGGCTTCTGCAGCGGCGTCATCCTGAAGGAGAATCTGGTTCTGACCACTGCGCAGTGTGCCAGAAAACACCCCGACTTCCAGGTGGCAGTGG GTAAGCGTATGACGATGTTCGAGTCGTCAGGTCAGACTCTGGCGGTCCGGCAGGTGCACCTCCACCCTCTGCACAGCTCAGGTACAGCTGAGAATGACCTGGCGCTGCTGGAGCTCCGGGACAGGATCATCTTCAAGAAGAGCGTGGCGGCGGCCTGCCTTCCAGAGAGAGACTTTGCAGACCGCGTGCTGACGGCGGGACAGTACATGGGCGTGGTCACCGGCTGGAAGGACACGCCCACTGAGGACGGCATTGAAGGACACCTGCTGCTGAACCACCTGTCCTATCAAACACTGCAGGACTGCTCACGGCAACACTCCGCTCAG GTGTCCAGTAATAAGCTGATGTGCAGTCTGCCGCGGGCTAAAGCAGACTGTGTGTTTGGGCAGGGCAGTCCAGTGCTGACGCTGCACCGAGAGGTCTTCTTCCTGACGGGGATGGTGAGCCGGCCGGCGGGAGCCGACTGCAGGAGCGGATACATCTTACAGAAAGTGTCTCGCGCTCTGCCGTGGTTAAACTCTATCATCAGCCCGTAA